From one Bacillus sp. FJAT-42376 genomic stretch:
- a CDS encoding N-acetyltransferase — translation MKIRIVTKEEYSFIEDFVYEIFKNTNYSDGVAEKALVREIREKPYYIPRLDLVVEERGAIIGHFILSKLPISNKYENEILMLSPVSVAINHQRQGVGKYMLEEGIKLAAKMGYKGIIVEGDYRYYERFGFRTSTEFGIYASKKNLPPSEENLMAMELCENGMENISGEVDYSIYDALRH, via the coding sequence ATGAAAATAAGAATAGTTACTAAAGAAGAATATAGTTTTATTGAAGACTTTGTATATGAGATATTCAAAAATACCAATTATTCGGACGGAGTAGCTGAAAAAGCTTTAGTAAGAGAAATCCGAGAAAAACCCTATTACATTCCCAGGCTTGATTTAGTTGTTGAGGAAAGAGGTGCAATTATAGGACACTTTATCCTTTCAAAACTTCCAATTAGTAATAAGTATGAAAATGAGATATTGATGTTATCACCAGTTTCAGTAGCAATTAATCATCAACGTCAGGGTGTAGGTAAGTATATGTTGGAGGAAGGAATTAAATTGGCTGCTAAAATGGGATATAAGGGAATAATTGTTGAAGGGGATTATCGTTACTATGAACGCTTTGGATTTAGAACATCAACGGAATTCGGAATATATGCATCCAAGAAAAATCTTCCACCTTCTGAGGAGAATTTGATGGCTATGGAGTTGTGTGAAAATGGCATGGAAAATATTTCAGGTGAAGTGGATTATTCAATTTATGATGCCTTGAGACATTAA
- a CDS encoding endonuclease MutS2 — protein sequence MNTHTFDKLQYSKLKDMIKSHCVSGLGKNLLDKLEPVSSLKAVKNRLNETSEARAILNADGHVPFSGVTNIEGILQNAQKGMILNPGELVSLSDFLRGCRKLKRFMLEREFFAPVLASYAQSMSEYMDAEDEINTAIKDGIVDSSASRVLRRIRGQIEIKEEKIKALLTKFMNSSENKKYIQDFFITRKNDRFTIPIKASFKNQVSGSIVEASSTGSTVFMEPPGAGKLNGELEMLKAEESVEEYQILATLIGIISENLHGIHINMELISQYDMVFAKAKYSQHIQGIEPALNDTGHIRLVQCRHPLLTGKAVPLDFEIGNEYRSLVITGPNAGGKTIVLKTIGLLTLAVMSGFHIPADKGTEISVFNQIFADIGDNQSIENALSTFSSHMKNLSEIMSAATNHTLLLFDEIGSGTEPNEGAALAISILEEFYHMGCMTVATTHYGEIKRFSELHPDFMNAAMQFDQETLEPAYRLIIGKSGDSNALWISRKMNMRSAVLERAEAYMDNKAYRLERVDANKVRKPKADKVPPAQTADYQKGDKVTLLDYEDTAIVYKERDKFRNVTVFYKGEMLEINDKKLTPKLKAAELYPDGYDLEQLFTDYQTRKLRHDIERGSKKALRKIYKEIKKSD from the coding sequence ATGAACACACACACATTTGATAAATTACAGTACAGCAAGCTAAAGGACATGATTAAATCCCATTGCGTCAGCGGCCTCGGAAAAAATCTGCTGGATAAGCTGGAGCCCGTTTCCAGCCTTAAAGCAGTAAAAAACCGTTTAAACGAAACGTCTGAGGCCCGGGCCATTTTAAATGCTGATGGACACGTTCCATTCTCCGGCGTAACGAACATTGAAGGAATCCTCCAGAATGCTCAAAAAGGCATGATTTTGAATCCCGGAGAATTAGTCAGTCTTTCCGATTTTCTAAGGGGCTGCCGGAAATTGAAGCGGTTTATGCTTGAGCGCGAATTTTTTGCCCCTGTTCTCGCCTCCTACGCCCAATCCATGTCTGAATACATGGATGCAGAAGATGAAATCAACACGGCGATTAAAGACGGAATTGTGGATTCCTCAGCAAGCAGGGTGCTGCGGCGAATTCGAGGACAGATTGAGATAAAGGAAGAAAAAATAAAAGCGCTGCTGACAAAATTTATGAACAGCAGTGAAAACAAGAAATATATCCAAGACTTCTTTATAACCCGGAAAAATGACCGGTTCACTATTCCCATCAAGGCATCTTTTAAAAATCAGGTATCCGGTTCCATAGTAGAGGCTTCATCAACGGGCTCGACGGTTTTCATGGAGCCACCCGGTGCGGGGAAGCTAAACGGGGAGCTTGAAATGCTGAAAGCCGAGGAATCTGTGGAGGAGTATCAGATCCTTGCCACCCTCATTGGCATCATATCCGAAAACCTTCACGGGATTCATATCAACATGGAGCTGATCAGCCAGTACGACATGGTGTTTGCAAAGGCAAAGTACAGCCAGCATATCCAGGGAATTGAACCGGCGCTGAATGATACGGGCCATATCAGACTTGTTCAGTGCCGTCACCCGCTGCTGACGGGAAAAGCTGTGCCGCTTGATTTTGAGATCGGGAACGAGTACCGCAGCCTTGTAATCACGGGGCCGAATGCCGGAGGAAAAACCATCGTTCTGAAAACGATCGGACTTCTCACGCTTGCCGTTATGTCAGGTTTTCACATCCCGGCCGATAAAGGCACAGAAATTTCTGTATTTAATCAGATCTTTGCGGATATCGGTGATAACCAGAGTATCGAAAATGCATTGAGCACCTTCTCCTCGCATATGAAAAATCTATCGGAGATTATGAGTGCAGCAACTAATCATACCCTCCTCCTGTTCGATGAAATTGGGAGCGGAACGGAACCAAACGAAGGTGCCGCCCTTGCTATATCGATTTTGGAGGAATTTTATCACATGGGCTGCATGACGGTTGCAACTACCCATTACGGAGAGATCAAGCGTTTCTCAGAATTGCATCCCGACTTCATGAATGCCGCGATGCAGTTTGATCAGGAAACACTTGAGCCTGCCTATCGGCTGATTATTGGAAAATCCGGGGACAGCAACGCCCTTTGGATCTCCAGGAAAATGAACATGAGAAGCGCTGTCCTTGAAAGAGCGGAAGCCTATATGGATAACAAAGCATATCGTCTGGAAAGAGTGGATGCAAACAAAGTCAGAAAGCCGAAAGCTGACAAAGTACCGCCTGCACAAACCGCTGATTATCAAAAGGGAGACAAGGTAACGCTTCTTGACTACGAGGACACCGCGATTGTTTACAAAGAGCGGGACAAATTCCGTAATGTAACGGTCTTCTATAAGGGGGAGATGCTCGAAATCAACGACAAGAAGCTTACGCCAAAATTAAAAGCAGCCGAATTATATCCGGATGGCTACGATTTGGAACAGCTTTTCACCGATTATCAGACAAGAAAGCTGCGGCACGATATCGAACGGGGATCGAAAAAGGCACTGCGGAAAATTTATAAAGAAATTAAGAAAAGTGACTAG
- a CDS encoding serine hydrolase domain-containing protein → MNSIEKHNVKVYDETGATALSCLILQDGKTVYESYTGTHSREYGAQKVQEDSRFNIASIRKSYIGFALACMIAEGKIRGLDEDLYAYFPEIPVIEGITIRHVLTHTHGLAEKDGNWIRMFPPGENWFYNNAGVNLLISLLQTVSGKTVALILNEQVFQKAGFSESGWEKSEENLVVNFLSDPSRHLDDSGVDSNLYCSTRDLAKWGELFLARGKNAGILTPDAFNEMTSVQFTELPQLPKHGYFWWVKEEDFPKNEIGPNVPKGSYQLLGITGCICLVMPEYNAVAVRMLNQAWQNRNFDYMDDVRTFGDLAAGMVN, encoded by the coding sequence TTGAATTCAATTGAAAAGCATAATGTAAAAGTTTATGACGAAACCGGTGCAACCGCGCTATCCTGCCTGATTCTTCAAGACGGAAAGACGGTTTATGAATCCTATACAGGGACTCATAGCCGAGAATACGGTGCACAGAAGGTACAGGAAGACTCCAGGTTCAACATTGCATCCATACGGAAATCCTATATCGGCTTTGCACTTGCCTGCATGATCGCAGAGGGGAAAATCCGGGGGCTGGATGAGGATCTTTACGCTTATTTTCCTGAAATTCCCGTCATTGAAGGAATAACCATCCGCCATGTTCTTACTCATACACATGGCCTCGCAGAAAAGGATGGAAACTGGATCCGCATGTTTCCTCCTGGTGAAAACTGGTTTTATAACAATGCCGGAGTGAATTTGCTGATCAGCCTTCTTCAAACCGTCTCAGGAAAGACCGTGGCCCTGATACTGAACGAGCAGGTGTTTCAAAAAGCAGGATTTTCCGAGAGCGGCTGGGAAAAGTCTGAGGAAAATTTAGTTGTAAATTTTCTATCGGACCCTTCCCGGCACCTGGATGACAGCGGCGTAGACAGCAACCTGTATTGCAGCACAAGAGATCTCGCTAAATGGGGAGAATTATTTCTTGCAAGAGGAAAAAATGCCGGAATATTAACTCCAGATGCTTTCAATGAAATGACTTCGGTGCAATTTACGGAATTGCCTCAATTGCCGAAGCACGGATACTTCTGGTGGGTGAAGGAAGAGGATTTTCCAAAGAACGAAATCGGCCCCAACGTCCCAAAAGGCTCCTATCAGCTCCTCGGCATAACGGGCTGCATTTGCCTTGTCATGCCGGAGTATAATGCCGTTGCGGTAAGAATGCTGAATCAAGCATGGCAGAACCGGAATTTCGATTATATGGATGATGTCAGGACATTTGGTGATTTGGCAGCCGGGATGGTTAATTGA
- a CDS encoding sigma-70 family RNA polymerase sigma factor, translated as MKCNESNFIKRLQRKDEQALEYIVDQYLPLIKGIVAKVLTPVRNSGLMEECINDVFLSVWDHSKKFQGDHTDFRKWICSVAKFKAIDYYRKASKKPEYSAEYVDVGTGRSAEDEWINSEERTEIIQLMNTLESVDREIFMMKFFMGCKTEDISKKLGLTKTAIDNRIYRGKRKLHGKAANLRLGENGL; from the coding sequence ATGAAGTGTAACGAGTCAAATTTTATAAAGCGCCTGCAGCGCAAAGATGAACAGGCATTGGAGTATATCGTTGATCAGTATTTGCCTCTTATAAAAGGGATTGTGGCGAAGGTTCTGACTCCGGTCAGGAACAGCGGGTTAATGGAGGAGTGCATCAATGATGTTTTTCTTTCCGTTTGGGATCACTCGAAGAAATTTCAAGGGGACCATACGGATTTCAGGAAATGGATTTGTTCAGTGGCTAAGTTTAAAGCGATTGACTACTACCGGAAAGCGAGCAAAAAACCAGAATACTCAGCTGAATATGTGGATGTGGGAACGGGCCGGTCTGCAGAAGACGAATGGATCAATTCAGAGGAAAGAACGGAAATCATTCAGTTGATGAATACTCTGGAATCGGTGGATCGGGAAATTTTCATGATGAAGTTTTTTATGGGATGTAAAACTGAGGATATTTCCAAGAAGCTTGGTTTAACCAAAACGGCAATCGATAACCGGATATACCGGGGGAAAAGGAAACTCCATGGCAAAGCGGCAAATCTGAGATTGGGAGAGAACGGTCTATGA